The genome window GCATTCCGGCCCATGTCACCGGCGACGGGAAATCCACTATCCGGGAGCTGATCGACGAAGTCAACAGCGACCCGCGCCGGGGGTACGGGCATGAAAAGATGCTGACCGAAATCACCGTGGACGCCATGACCCTGCGCCTTCTGGAGCAGGCGGGCTATACCGCGGAAACCGTGCTGCCGGAAGGAGAAATTTTCTACCTCAAGACAACGGCCAACCTGAGCACCGGCGGCGTCTCCGAGGATGTAACCGATACGGTGCATTCCTACAACATCTTCATGGCCGAGCGGGTAGCCCGGATTATCGGCATCGACATCTGCGGCATCGACGTGATTGCCCCGTCGCTTACCGAGCCCATCAGCGAAAACAAGGGGGCGATCATCGAAGTCAACGGCGCACCGGGATTTCGCATGCATCTTTCCCCAAACGCCGGCCAGCCGAGAAACGTGGCGGAACCGGTGCTGGACATGCTTTTCCCCGGCGGGCATCCGGCCCGGATTCCCATCATTTCTGTGACCGGCACCAACGGCAAGACGACCACGGTCCGCCTGATCGCCCATATTATGCGAATGAGCGGCAAAAATATCGGCTGCACCACCACAGACGGCATCTACATCCAAAACCAGCTGCTATACAAAGGAGACTGTTCCGGTCCGGAAAGCGCCCGGTTTGTGCTGCGGGATCCCACGGTGGACTGCGCAGTTTTCGAAACCGCCCGCGGCGGAATCCTTCGCTCCGGCTTAGGCTATGACATGGGCGATGTCGGTGTTGTCACTAACGTGACCTCGGACCACCTGGGTCTGAGCGGTATTCATTCCATAGAGCAGCTGACGCGGCTCAAATCAATCGTGGTGGAAAACATCGACCCGGCGGGATATGCGATTTTGAATGCCGATGACGAGCATGTATATTCCATGCGGGAAAATATTGGCTGCAATGCGGCTCTTTTCAGCATGGATCCGGACAATCCCCGGATATATGAGCACTGCGCCGCCGGCGGCCTTGCAGCCGTATACCTGGACGGGAGCATTGTCTTGCGCAAAGGGGACTGGGAAATTATCGTGGACAGGGTGATCAACATCCCCTTGACGTATTCCGGCAAGGCCGTCTTTCAAATTCAAAACGTCCTGGCCGCATGCCTGGCCGCCTTTGTCCGGGACGTGAAGACCGAGGATCTGCGCGCCGCCCTGCAGACGTTTTTTCCGTCATCAGCCCAGCTTCCCGGCCGGATGAATATTTTCGAATTGGAAGGCTTCCGGGTGCTCATCGACTATGCACATAATCCGGCGAGCATGGAAGCGATCGGCCGGTTTGTCGGCACGCTGGGCGTATCTTCCAGCGTGGGCATCGTGGCGGGAACCGGAGACCGGCGGGACGAGGATCTGCGGGCATATGGCCTGGTCGCAGCCCGGCACTTCGACCGGGTCATTGTCTGGGAGGACCACGACTATGCACGGGGGCGCGATAGCCGCGAAATCATGGATCTGGTGATAGAAGGCGCCCGAAGCGTCCAGCCGGAAACCGACCCGCAGATAATATTTGACGAGGATGACGCCGTCGACCACGCCCTCG of Desulfobacterales bacterium contains these proteins:
- the cphA gene encoding cyanophycin synthetase, giving the protein MKILETRVLRGPNYWSNWRHNLIVMRVDLEEMEHYPSNTIPGFAERLEKLLPSLYEHRCSRGYEGGFLERLKEGTWMGHVMEHVALEIQILVGMQCGFGRTQTDVPEGIYNVAFDYEVEPAGLYAAQAAFDIVRAIIAKEPYDVEKDILRLREIREEERFGPSTQSIVDAAKKRNIPLLRLNNYSLVQLGWGVYQQRIQATVTGRTSSIGLEIAYDKEETKNMLYNNACPVPYGYVVYSVEEMEKAVYRLGFPVVIKPVDSHHGKGATINIRNKDDAKTAFEAARYHSSRVIVEKYIHGNDYRLLVIDNRFVAAARRIPAHVTGDGKSTIRELIDEVNSDPRRGYGHEKMLTEITVDAMTLRLLEQAGYTAETVLPEGEIFYLKTTANLSTGGVSEDVTDTVHSYNIFMAERVARIIGIDICGIDVIAPSLTEPISENKGAIIEVNGAPGFRMHLSPNAGQPRNVAEPVLDMLFPGGHPARIPIISVTGTNGKTTTVRLIAHIMRMSGKNIGCTTTDGIYIQNQLLYKGDCSGPESARFVLRDPTVDCAVFETARGGILRSGLGYDMGDVGVVTNVTSDHLGLSGIHSIEQLTRLKSIVVENIDPAGYAILNADDEHVYSMRENIGCNAALFSMDPDNPRIYEHCAAGGLAAVYLDGSIVLRKGDWEIIVDRVINIPLTYSGKAVFQIQNVLAACLAAFVRDVKTEDLRAALQTFFPSSAQLPGRMNIFELEGFRVLIDYAHNPASMEAIGRFVGTLGVSSSVGIVAGTGDRRDEDLRAYGLVAARHFDRVIVWEDHDYARGRDSREIMDLVIEGARSVQPETDPQIIFDEDDAVDHALGQAAPGSIICIFTGRIEEMTAKIKALKEQEVDLTITQAEIPNIGFQSEYRQ